A single region of the Montipora capricornis isolate CH-2021 chromosome 13, ASM3666992v2, whole genome shotgun sequence genome encodes:
- the LOC138029098 gene encoding NLR family CARD domain-containing protein 3-like, translating to MSKKQGQKSVKDVLWDSLVQIYRGKKKKREDSDAFGPVADLIDVIRQLYKNREGWLKPFLWNDEFRFHLVNIFTRLKMVSRKKERGVKTDSIVNMLEIFTPHEECSQPKKVLIEGQPGMGKTTYCNKVAYDWAQKCKVEDSFPDVQVLLLLKCRDINSKLWEAIDDQLLPRDIEEKQKEKFFRFVQSYQSKVLLVLDGLDELPIDYIPVYKEIVQGRMLPKCYLVVTARHKAGMKVRECCDTLLEVEGFTEDATKGFIRRYFKTDENLAKKLLDKLGTDTSLSELTANPLNTALLCLLCEDFQGDLPKGRTLLYHEIVQCVLRRYSEKKELPKTDEDLTQLYHPELKHLGCIALHGLLNDEMYFDDSAFRNGTSNSIPEMGFLSAQPGRSKRRPSWCYGFLHKSFQEFFAAFYLSCQLVNEEISPDGLLADTRYFKEFQQVLMFTCGILAQRCEAKAMALMAGIASQINESSEDESDNYLCTALNCIKESENEQGTFGKELARSLGSLLEIQRISCLWQIGDSGGAIIAHTMAANSTVTKLHLYRNGIGDSGAVALAKAVEINSTLKRLELCGNVTGDSGAAALAKAVEMNSTLTTLDLHSDEIGDSGAAVLAKAVEINSTLTSLDLSSNVMGDSGIAALAKAVEINSTLTELDLSYSGMGDSGTAALAKAVEINSTLTELNLSNNGIGDSGAAALAKAVEINSTMTKLYLHSNKIGDSGAAALAEAVEINSTMTKLDLHSNKIGDLGAAALAKAMEINLTLTKLHLSGNEIGDSGAAVLAKAVEINSTLTKLHLNFNKIGDSGAAALAKPVEINATLTKLSLSDNGISDSGAAALAKGVQINSTLTQLDLSDNKIGDSGAAALAKAVEINSTLTRLYLNFNKIGDSGAAALAKALEINSTLTLLGLSGNGIGDSGAAALAKVKELTGPFGLVERISY from the exons ATGTCTAAAAAGCAAGGTCAGAAGTCTGTAAAGGATGTTCTGTGGGACAGTCTTGTGCAAATATACCgggggaagaaaaagaaacgtgAAGattctg ATGCTTTTGGGCCAGTGGCTGACCTTATCGACGTTATTCGACAACTGTACAAAAATCGCGAAGGGTGGCTCAAGCCATTTCTGTGGAACGACGAGTTTAGATTCCATCTTGTCAACATTTTTACCAGGCTTAAAATGGTCAGCAGGAAAAAAGAACGAGGAGTAAAGACTGACTCTATTGTCAACATGTTGGAAATCTTCACACCACATGAGGAATGTTCACAACCCAAAAAAGTTTTGATTGAAGGACAGCCAGGCATGGGAAAGACAACCTATTGTAACAAGGTTGCTTACGACTGGGCCCAGAAATGTAAAGTTGAAGATTCGTTTCCTGATGTCCaagtgttgctgttgttgaaatGTAGAGACATTAACTCTAAGTTATGGGAGGCTATTGATGACCAGCTTTTACCGCGAGACATCGAggagaaacaaaaggaaaagtttTTCAGGTTCGTTCAGAGCTATCAGTCAAAGGTTTTGCTGGTACTTGACGGATTGGATGAGTTGCCAATCGATTATATACCCGTCTATAAAGAAATCGTTCAAGGGAGAATGCTTCCGAAATGTTACTTAGTGGTTACAGCTCGCCACAAAGCTGGGATGAAAGTACGGGAATGCTGTGACACCCTGCTAGAGGTCGAAGGATTTACCGAAGACGCTACTAAAGGTTTTATCCGAAGATATTTCAAAACCGACGAAAATCTGGCGAAAAAGCTATTGGACAAGCTGGGCACAGACACAAGCCTTAGCGAGCTAACTGCAAATCCATTAAATACAGCCCTTCTTTGCCTCCTTTGCGAAGACTTCCAAGGAGATTTGCCAAAAGGTAGAACTCTGCTTTACCACGAAATAGTGCAGTGTGTGCTGAGAAGGTATAGCGAAAAGAAAGAATTACCAAAAACCGACGAAGACCTAACACAATTATACCACCCTGAATTAAAGCATCTTGGATGTATAGCGTTGCATGGCCTGCTCAACGATGAGATGTATTTCGACGACAGTGCATTCCGAAATGGTACCAGCAACTCAATACCTGAAATGGGATTTCTGTCGGCTCAGCCTGGACGCAGCAAACGAAGACCGAGCTGGTGCTATGGGTTTCTCCACAAGAGCTTTCAGGAGTTCTTTGCTGCATTTTATCTCAGTTGCCAGCTTGTCAATGAGGAAATTAGTCCTGATGGCTTACTTGCTGACACAAGATATTTTAAGGAGTTTCAACAGGTCCTCATGTTTACATGTGGTATCTTGGCTCAACGGTGCGAGGCAAAAGCCATGGCGCTTATGGCAGGTATAGCAAGTCAAATCAACGAATCAAGTGAGGACGAAAGTGATAACTATCTATGCACTGCATTGAATTGTATTAAGGAGAGTGAAAACGAACAGGGTACCTTTGGAAAAGAATTGGCGCGTTCTCTTGGTTCGCTTCTCGAAATTCAGCGTATTTCGTGTCTATGGCAGATAGGTGACAGTGGCGGTGCTATAATAGCTCACACAATGGCAGCAAACTCAACGGTGACAAAGTTGCATTTGTATCGAAATGGAatcggtgactcgggtgctgttgctctggctaaagcagtggaaatcaattcaacgctgaaaaGGTTGGAGTTGTGTGGCAATGTAACTGGCGACTCGGgagctgctgcactggctaaagcagtggaaatgaATTCAACGCTAACAACGTTGGATTTGCATTCCGATGAAatcggtgactcgggtgctgctgttctggctaaagcagtggaaatcaattcaacgctaaCATCGTTGGATTTGTCTAGCAATGTAATGGGTGACTCAGGTATTGCTGCACTGGCAAAGGcggtggaaatcaattcaacgctaaCAGAGTTGGATTTGTCTTACAGTGGCATGGGTGACTCAGGtactgctgcactggctaaggcagtggaaatcaattcaacgctgacagagttgaATTTGTCTAAcaatggaatcggtgactcaggtgctgcagcactggctaaagcagtggaaatcaattcaacgatGACAAAGTTGTATTTGCATTCCAATAAAatcggtgactcgggtgctgctgcgCTGGctgaagcagtggaaatcaattcaacgatGACAAAATTGGATTTGCATTCCAATAAAATCGGTGATttaggtgctgctgcactggctaaagcaatggaaatcAATTTAACGCTGACAAAGTTGCATTTGTCTGGcaatgaaatcggtgactcgggtgctgctgttctggctaaagcagtggaaatcaattcgaCGCTGACAAAGTtgcatttgaatttcaataaaatcggtgactcaggtgctgctgcactggctaaaccAGTGGAAATCAATGCAACGTTGACAAAGTTGAGTTTGTCTGACAATGGAAtcagtgactcaggtgctgctgcactcgCTAAAGGTGtgcaaatcaattcaacgctgacacaaCTGGATTTGTCTGATAAtaaaatcggtgactcaggtgctgctgctctggctaaagcagtggaaatcaattcaacactaACAAGgttgtatttgaattttaataaaatcggtgactcaggtgctgctgcactggctaaagcactggaaatcaattcaacgctgacactGTTGGGTTTGTCTGGcaatggaatcggtgactcaggtgctgctgcattGGCTAAAGTAAAAGAACTGACAGGGCCCTTTGGCCTAGTTGAACGTATTTCATACTAA